A stretch of the Archangium violaceum genome encodes the following:
- a CDS encoding NUDIX hydrolase, with amino-acid sequence MRLPHALTLAFTALTTLAAHAAQPASPSLPPGYWPEEKVAEILAKTEEVRLAPDLSRLTPDEQAAVKDLLEVGQLLQGIYEASRHHQALASHARLQALDKKLGSPKRTQDLLTLYRLYQGPIASTLTNAREAFLPVDPQVPARNVYPPDATRAEVDAFLAAHPEQRASLMDELTVVRRATADNLRQDVKVLQTYPVLDSLHPGLREALQARAKRPDAKSLYAVPYAVAYGPELVKAYGLLMRAAGRLDASDEELARYLRNRARDLLTNDYESGDAAWVTGRFKHLNVQLGPYETYDDALYGVKAFYGVSVLLLNEQATAELRKRMGGLQGVEDSLPYPTKKRIREDVPVGVYEVVADFGQARGTNTASILPNDPLYSRRYGRTILLRENIMKNPDLFAADERIWRTATADAHAKDLTSEGNFQRTLWHEVGHYLGPDRDTKGRTLDVALEDYADAMEEMKADLVSLFALHTFQKNGSLDAASLRAVQASGIRRTLQNVRPREDQPYQRMQLVQFNWFLEHGLLRADPKTARLTIQYDRYLDTVSSLLEEVIKLQHAGDKAATEKFFARWSAWTPELHDVLAARIREAQGARFRVVRYGSLGEK; translated from the coding sequence ATGCGACTTCCCCACGCGCTGACCCTGGCCTTCACGGCCCTCACGACGCTCGCGGCCCATGCCGCGCAGCCCGCCTCCCCCTCCCTGCCCCCTGGCTACTGGCCCGAGGAGAAGGTGGCGGAGATCCTCGCCAAGACGGAGGAGGTGCGGCTGGCGCCCGACCTCTCGCGCCTCACGCCCGACGAGCAGGCCGCGGTGAAGGATCTGCTGGAGGTGGGACAGCTCCTCCAGGGCATCTACGAGGCCTCACGCCACCACCAGGCCCTCGCGTCGCACGCGCGGTTGCAGGCACTCGACAAGAAGCTGGGCAGCCCGAAGCGCACGCAGGACCTGCTCACGCTCTACCGCCTCTACCAGGGCCCCATCGCCAGCACGCTGACCAACGCGCGCGAGGCCTTCCTTCCCGTGGATCCGCAGGTGCCCGCGCGCAACGTCTACCCGCCGGACGCGACGCGCGCGGAGGTGGACGCGTTTCTCGCCGCGCACCCCGAACAGCGCGCCTCGCTGATGGACGAGCTCACCGTGGTGCGCCGGGCCACCGCGGACAACCTGCGCCAGGACGTGAAGGTGCTCCAGACGTACCCGGTGCTGGACTCGCTGCACCCCGGACTGCGCGAGGCGCTCCAGGCCCGTGCGAAGCGGCCCGACGCGAAGAGCCTGTACGCGGTGCCCTACGCGGTGGCCTACGGGCCGGAGTTGGTAAAGGCATACGGACTGCTCATGCGCGCGGCGGGACGGCTGGATGCGAGCGACGAGGAGCTGGCGCGCTACCTGCGCAACCGCGCGAGGGATCTCCTCACCAACGACTACGAGAGCGGCGACGCGGCGTGGGTGACAGGCCGCTTCAAGCACCTCAACGTGCAGCTCGGCCCGTACGAGACGTATGACGATGCGCTCTATGGCGTGAAGGCCTTCTACGGCGTGTCCGTGCTGTTGCTGAACGAGCAGGCGACGGCGGAGCTGCGCAAGCGAATGGGCGGACTGCAGGGCGTGGAGGACTCGCTGCCGTACCCCACGAAGAAGCGCATCCGCGAGGACGTCCCGGTGGGCGTGTACGAGGTGGTGGCGGACTTCGGCCAGGCGCGCGGCACCAACACCGCGTCGATCCTCCCCAATGATCCGCTCTATTCGCGCCGCTACGGCCGCACCATCCTGCTGCGCGAGAACATCATGAAGAACCCGGACCTGTTCGCCGCGGACGAGCGCATCTGGCGCACCGCGACGGCGGACGCGCACGCGAAGGACCTCACCTCCGAGGGCAACTTCCAGCGCACGCTCTGGCACGAGGTGGGCCACTACCTGGGCCCGGACCGCGACACGAAGGGCCGCACGCTGGACGTGGCGCTCGAGGACTACGCGGACGCCATGGAGGAGATGAAGGCGGACCTGGTCAGCCTCTTCGCGCTGCACACCTTCCAGAAGAACGGCTCGCTGGATGCCGCCAGCCTGCGCGCCGTGCAGGCCTCGGGCATCCGCCGCACGCTGCAGAACGTGCGCCCGCGCGAGGACCAGCCGTACCAGCGCATGCAGCTGGTGCAGTTCAACTGGTTCCTGGAGCACGGCCTGCTTCGCGCGGACCCGAAGACGGCGCGTCTCACCATCCAGTACGACCGGTACCTGGACACGGTCAGCTCGCTGCTCGAGGAGGTCATCAAGCTCCAGCACGCGGGAGACAAGGCGGCGACGGAGAAGTTCTTCGCGCGCTGGAGCGCGTGGACGCCCGAGCTGCACGACGTGCTCGCCGCCCGCATCCGCGAGGCCCAGGGGGCGCGCTTCCGCGTGGTTCGCTACGGGTCGCTCGGCGAGAAGTGA
- a CDS encoding Hsp20/alpha crystallin family protein, which translates to MAIIRRNDTDRGLVRNRGLDPFEMMQDLLRWDPFRELSRGVVGGTEVTNFIPAFEVKETKDSYVFKADLPGIKEDGLDISLTGNRLTISGQRQEEKKDEGDRHFVYERSFGSFSRSFTLPEGIDVDHVQAELKDGVLNVVVPKKPEVQPKRILVKGPGEGEKAKA; encoded by the coding sequence ATGGCCATCATTCGAAGGAACGATACCGATCGGGGCCTCGTGCGGAACCGTGGTCTGGATCCGTTCGAGATGATGCAGGACCTCCTGCGGTGGGACCCCTTCCGTGAGCTGTCCCGCGGCGTGGTCGGTGGTACGGAGGTCACGAACTTCATCCCCGCGTTTGAGGTGAAGGAGACGAAGGACTCGTACGTCTTCAAGGCGGACCTCCCTGGCATCAAGGAGGACGGGCTCGACATCTCCCTCACCGGCAACCGGCTGACCATCTCCGGCCAGCGGCAGGAGGAGAAGAAGGACGAGGGCGACAGGCACTTCGTCTACGAGCGCAGCTTCGGCAGCTTCTCGCGCTCCTTCACCCTGCCGGAGGGCATCGACGTGGACCACGTCCAGGCCGAGCTCAAGGACGGCGTCCTGAACGTGGTGGTGCCCAAAAAGCCCGAGGTGCAGCCCAAGCGCATCCTCGTCAAGGGCCCGGGCGAGGGTGAGAAGGCGAAGGCGTAG
- a CDS encoding DinB family protein, with product MTNEVRDYLSRQFETAWALTQFHLNGLTTEECLWRPAHKGLHVHRAPDGRWLADWPDREDYDIGPSSIAWLTWHLGFWWSMVLNHSFGDGTLSRENVMWPGTAEGVRQWIGGLQNQWRAVLEQVTDDDLRSAQRTRWPLQDRPFGDVVAWVNVELTKNAAEIGYARFLYAVRAG from the coding sequence ATGACCAACGAAGTTCGTGACTACTTGAGTCGGCAGTTCGAAACGGCGTGGGCGCTCACCCAATTCCACCTCAACGGACTCACCACCGAGGAGTGCTTGTGGCGCCCTGCTCATAAGGGATTGCATGTGCACCGAGCCCCTGATGGAAGGTGGCTCGCCGATTGGCCGGATCGCGAGGACTACGACATCGGTCCGTCGAGCATCGCGTGGCTGACGTGGCACCTCGGCTTCTGGTGGTCCATGGTACTCAATCACTCATTCGGCGACGGAACCCTCTCACGCGAGAACGTGATGTGGCCTGGTACCGCTGAAGGCGTACGCCAGTGGATCGGCGGACTTCAGAATCAGTGGCGAGCAGTGCTCGAGCAGGTCACCGACGACGACCTGCGATCGGCACAGCGGACACGATGGCCTTTGCAGGACCGTCCGTTCGGCGACGTCGTCGCGTGGGTCAATGTCGAGCTCACGAAGAACGCCGCCGAGATCGGCTACGCACGCTTCCTCTACGCGGTCAGGGCCGGCTGA
- a CDS encoding peptidase domain-containing ABC transporter, with protein sequence MYYPNIDSPASGNAPVHSDTRTPEVLEQLLSELAHTAGVEPASNAVRTVLLDASRQCTGSLEDTWSQHLLHAGQSLGLTLTTLRRSPEDVLRQGSSQGPIATVCFTEHGARWVLLAEWAGARVHVRSNLLASGQAWMDRQGLSQLLAPFAAQSLTWVLAEEAEPIHALRASEGTPPKPPSPFVRLRALMHLEAADLHAVVMYAVGVGLFALTTPIAVQSLVNTVAFGALLQPLVVLSILLLGGLVFAGGLRAMQNWVVEILQQRLFIRVVSDLSHRLPRVQVRAFDRAHGPELANRFFDVVSVQKASSTLLLEGLSVVLQAGIGLLMLAFYHPLLLAFDVLLLLALAGIIFGYGHPATAASLKESKAKYAVAAWLQELARHPITFRQRGGSAHAQRRADELAREYLTTRRKHFKYLFRQILGALGLQAVASALLLGLGGWLVINRQLTLGQLVAAELIVTAVVAAISKFGKHLEAWYDLLASMDKLGQLVDLPLEQDTGESVPARSGPAALELHGLEFHYREGAPVLSGASLEVRAGEKVAITGATAGGKSTLVDLLYGLRAPSGGRILLDGTDLRDLSLASLRRDVVIVKAPEIFAGTLVDNVRMGQPELPLSEVRRVLEAVGLGETLARLPEGLHTEISTGGLPLSSGQVALLHLARALVLRPRLLVLDEVLDTLDPQARDHVLQTLMAEDAPWTLLLITRGPELRDRCVRAYELLGGRLCPRHPERHSLVANPS encoded by the coding sequence ATGTACTACCCAAACATCGACTCCCCCGCTTCCGGCAACGCGCCCGTCCACTCCGACACGCGCACCCCCGAGGTGCTCGAGCAACTCCTCTCCGAGCTCGCCCATACCGCGGGTGTCGAGCCTGCGAGCAACGCCGTACGGACGGTGCTCCTCGATGCCTCGCGGCAGTGCACCGGCTCTCTCGAGGACACGTGGAGCCAACACCTCCTGCACGCGGGTCAATCGCTCGGCCTCACCCTCACCACCTTGCGGCGCTCACCTGAGGACGTCCTGCGCCAGGGCAGCAGCCAGGGGCCGATCGCCACCGTGTGTTTTACGGAGCATGGGGCCCGGTGGGTCCTGCTCGCCGAGTGGGCAGGCGCCCGAGTTCACGTGCGCTCCAACCTGCTGGCCTCCGGACAGGCGTGGATGGACCGCCAGGGGCTCTCCCAGCTGCTTGCTCCCTTCGCAGCGCAATCCCTCACCTGGGTGCTCGCCGAGGAGGCGGAGCCCATCCACGCCCTGCGAGCCAGTGAGGGAACCCCGCCCAAGCCCCCCTCCCCCTTCGTTCGGCTGCGCGCATTGATGCACCTGGAGGCCGCGGACCTGCACGCGGTGGTGATGTATGCAGTGGGCGTTGGGCTCTTCGCCCTGACTACGCCAATCGCAGTCCAATCACTGGTCAACACCGTGGCCTTCGGCGCCCTGCTCCAGCCGCTGGTGGTGCTGAGCATCCTGCTGCTGGGCGGCCTCGTGTTCGCCGGCGGCCTGCGCGCCATGCAGAACTGGGTGGTGGAGATCCTCCAGCAGCGTCTGTTCATCCGCGTCGTCAGCGATCTCAGCCACCGGCTGCCGCGCGTCCAAGTGCGAGCCTTTGATCGCGCCCACGGGCCCGAGCTCGCCAACCGCTTCTTCGACGTGGTCTCCGTGCAGAAAGCCAGCTCCACGTTGCTGCTCGAAGGCCTCTCCGTGGTGCTCCAGGCAGGCATTGGCCTGCTGATGCTGGCCTTCTACCACCCGCTGCTGCTGGCTTTCGACGTCCTGCTCCTGCTGGCCCTGGCCGGCATCATCTTCGGCTACGGGCACCCGGCCACCGCGGCGAGTCTCAAAGAGTCCAAGGCCAAGTACGCGGTGGCGGCCTGGCTCCAGGAGCTGGCGCGCCACCCCATCACCTTCCGCCAGCGCGGCGGGAGTGCCCATGCCCAGCGGCGTGCCGACGAGCTCGCCCGTGAGTACCTCACCACCCGGCGCAAGCACTTCAAGTACCTCTTCCGGCAGATCCTCGGGGCCCTCGGCCTCCAGGCAGTGGCTAGCGCGCTGCTGCTCGGGCTGGGCGGCTGGCTCGTCATCAACCGCCAACTCACCCTCGGCCAGCTCGTCGCCGCCGAGCTGATCGTCACCGCGGTGGTGGCGGCCATCTCCAAGTTCGGCAAGCACCTGGAGGCCTGGTACGACCTGCTCGCGTCCATGGACAAGCTGGGCCAGCTCGTGGACTTGCCCCTGGAGCAAGACACCGGAGAGAGCGTCCCCGCGCGCTCCGGCCCCGCGGCGCTGGAGCTACACGGGCTGGAGTTCCACTACCGCGAGGGCGCGCCCGTGCTGAGCGGCGCCAGCCTCGAGGTGCGGGCCGGAGAAAAGGTGGCCATCACCGGCGCCACCGCTGGCGGCAAGAGCACCCTGGTGGATCTGCTCTACGGCCTGCGCGCGCCCTCTGGGGGTCGCATCCTGCTGGACGGCACCGATTTACGGGATCTCTCGCTCGCCTCGCTACGCCGCGACGTCGTGATCGTCAAGGCGCCGGAGATCTTCGCCGGCACGCTCGTGGATAACGTCCGTATGGGACAGCCGGAGCTGCCCTTGAGCGAGGTCCGCCGGGTGCTCGAGGCCGTGGGCCTGGGAGAGACGCTCGCCCGGCTCCCCGAGGGCCTCCACACCGAGATCAGCACCGGTGGCCTGCCGCTGTCCTCGGGACAGGTGGCGCTGCTGCACCTGGCGCGCGCGCTCGTGCTCCGCCCGCGACTGCTCGTCCTCGACGAGGTGCTGGACACCCTCGACCCACAGGCGCGCGACCACGTCCTCCAGACGTTGATGGCCGAGGACGCCCCCTGGACCCTGCTCCTCATCACCCGCGGCCCCGAGCTGCGCGACCGCTGCGTGCGCGCCTACGAGCTCCTCGGCGGCCGGCTCTGCCCGCGCCACCCCGAGCGGCATTCCCTGGTGGCCAACCCCTCCTGA
- a CDS encoding ELWxxDGT repeat protein encodes MTPHFLPRRGFWLALLPILSCTPSTPDGGTLPSSAAPTSQALPLNTGPTLLRDINTLPSPFPPILTDTYSYGGGVATLANGTTLMVLEDHLTGLELWRSNGTAAGTTLTRDLTPGLLSSSQGPTALTAAGNVAYFFSATSFAGKLGLWKTDGTTPGTLVLHEFDSVLDDHGWRQGEIAALGSSAFFSFDDGLWKTDGTVAGTRELKRFPPAELYDTERRGIEVAQALGDVMLLVANDAASGMELWKTDGTEAGTVLVKDLVPGPASSWPRWFTRSGSNVFFAAGPEQARNELWKTDGTPEGTVRLLEFPIHMNHIGGMAAAGGTLFFSTYRFSTFGALWKTDGTPQGTVEVMPFNSWRYHDLTPVGNRVFFVAHDSAGEELWTSDGTATGTSRVADLWPGAGDAQPTNLFAWKGHLYFQATPRERVLALYRTDGTAAGTVELKSWEGYTGDSIPSRLHPINVGDSLVFRVEPLSGGVEMWRTDGTVAGTRILEPLRPDATQSSQVGLRNVGILNDQVFFLASDDGVTSSLWRSNGTAAGTSRVRRFEGASTYFFFAEGTAGQRVGSQLFFVPDNDIHRAELWKTDGTEAGTVRVKDFATGPGEYNNVSNLVELGGALIFSTGSYAPVRLWRSDGTEAGTTQFVPSDTSGDFIMEKTRLVKLGSQILFFAQDEEENKALWTTDGTSAGTRRLELFTPGEESDYAYVGEVVAGEGAIYFEVNLYSWKTQEQLVQLWKSDGTEAGTVPLITQGLSSIDKLAWANGRLYFSGEDAVHGAELWVSDGTVEGTRLLAELASGPASSYPHQFTKLGTSVFFTAHDATHGFEPFVTNGTPEGTVRLADIWPGAESGMRILDEDQTAFITPLALEDRGVVIFTAAEPEGGAELWRTDGTAAGTYRWVDAVPGAISADPSNLARVGDRLFFFAVDEAHGREPWAVSLDHPGT; translated from the coding sequence TCACCGACACCTACTCCTATGGGGGAGGCGTCGCCACGCTGGCCAATGGCACGACCCTCATGGTGCTCGAGGATCACCTGACGGGCCTGGAGCTATGGCGCAGCAATGGCACCGCGGCGGGCACCACGCTGACGAGGGACCTGACCCCAGGCCTGCTGTCGAGTTCCCAGGGGCCCACCGCCCTGACCGCCGCCGGCAACGTGGCCTACTTCTTCAGCGCCACGAGCTTCGCCGGGAAGCTGGGCCTGTGGAAGACGGATGGAACCACACCCGGGACGCTCGTCCTCCACGAGTTCGACAGCGTCCTGGATGACCACGGCTGGCGGCAAGGTGAAATCGCGGCGCTCGGTTCCTCCGCCTTCTTCTCTTTTGATGACGGGCTGTGGAAGACGGACGGCACGGTGGCGGGGACCCGGGAGCTCAAACGCTTCCCGCCCGCGGAGCTCTACGACACCGAGAGGCGCGGCATCGAGGTCGCGCAGGCGCTGGGTGACGTGATGCTGCTCGTGGCCAATGACGCCGCCTCCGGCATGGAGCTGTGGAAGACGGATGGAACGGAGGCGGGGACCGTGCTGGTCAAGGATCTCGTCCCCGGCCCCGCGTCGAGCTGGCCCCGGTGGTTCACCCGCTCGGGCTCGAATGTCTTCTTCGCCGCGGGACCCGAACAGGCACGGAACGAGCTCTGGAAGACCGACGGAACCCCGGAGGGCACCGTCCGGCTGCTGGAGTTCCCCATCCATATGAATCACATCGGCGGGATGGCCGCGGCGGGAGGCACCCTCTTCTTCTCCACCTACAGGTTCTCCACCTTCGGGGCGCTCTGGAAGACAGATGGAACCCCGCAGGGAACCGTGGAGGTCATGCCCTTCAATAGCTGGCGGTATCACGACCTGACGCCCGTGGGCAACCGGGTCTTCTTCGTCGCGCACGACAGCGCGGGCGAGGAACTGTGGACGAGCGATGGCACGGCCACTGGCACGTCGCGCGTGGCGGACCTGTGGCCTGGAGCGGGCGACGCCCAACCGACCAACCTCTTCGCATGGAAGGGCCACCTCTACTTCCAGGCCACGCCCCGCGAACGGGTGCTCGCCCTGTACAGGACGGATGGCACGGCCGCGGGCACCGTGGAGCTGAAGTCCTGGGAGGGCTACACCGGGGACTCCATTCCCAGCAGACTCCATCCCATCAACGTGGGCGACAGCCTGGTCTTCCGCGTCGAGCCGCTCTCCGGCGGCGTCGAAATGTGGCGCACCGACGGAACCGTGGCGGGAACGCGAATCCTCGAGCCGCTGAGGCCGGATGCGACACAGTCATCCCAGGTTGGCCTGAGGAATGTCGGCATCCTGAATGATCAGGTCTTCTTCCTGGCATCCGACGATGGCGTGACGTCCTCGCTCTGGAGGAGCAATGGCACGGCGGCTGGCACGTCGCGCGTCCGGCGCTTCGAGGGCGCGTCGACGTACTTCTTCTTCGCGGAAGGAACCGCCGGCCAGCGAGTGGGCAGTCAGCTGTTCTTCGTGCCCGACAACGACATCCACCGGGCGGAGCTCTGGAAAACGGACGGAACGGAGGCCGGGACGGTGCGTGTAAAGGATTTCGCCACGGGTCCCGGTGAGTACAACAACGTGAGCAACCTCGTCGAGCTGGGTGGGGCGCTCATCTTCTCCACGGGAAGCTACGCGCCGGTGAGGCTCTGGCGCAGCGACGGGACGGAAGCCGGGACCACGCAGTTCGTCCCCTCGGACACGTCGGGCGACTTCATCATGGAGAAAACCCGCCTCGTGAAGCTGGGCTCCCAGATCCTCTTCTTCGCTCAGGACGAGGAAGAGAACAAAGCGCTCTGGACGACGGATGGCACCTCAGCGGGGACGCGGCGGCTCGAGCTCTTCACGCCGGGTGAGGAGTCGGACTACGCCTACGTCGGTGAGGTGGTGGCCGGAGAGGGCGCCATCTACTTCGAGGTGAACCTGTACTCGTGGAAGACCCAGGAGCAGCTCGTCCAGCTCTGGAAGAGCGACGGGACGGAGGCGGGCACGGTGCCGCTGATCACCCAGGGGCTCAGCAGCATCGACAAACTCGCCTGGGCGAACGGGCGTCTCTATTTCTCGGGAGAAGACGCGGTGCACGGCGCGGAGCTCTGGGTGAGCGACGGAACGGTGGAGGGCACCCGGCTGCTCGCGGAGCTCGCCTCCGGACCGGCGTCGAGCTACCCCCACCAGTTCACGAAGCTCGGCACCTCCGTGTTCTTCACCGCCCATGACGCCACGCACGGCTTCGAGCCCTTCGTGACGAACGGCACACCCGAGGGTACCGTCCGGCTGGCGGATATCTGGCCGGGCGCCGAGTCCGGCATGCGCATCCTCGATGAGGACCAGACGGCCTTCATCACACCGCTCGCGCTCGAGGACCGAGGTGTCGTGATCTTCACGGCCGCGGAGCCGGAAGGCGGTGCGGAACTGTGGCGCACGGACGGCACGGCGGCCGGCACCTACCGGTGGGTGGATGCAGTGCCTGGCGCCATCTCCGCCGACCCCTCCAATCTCGCACGGGTCGGAGACCGGCTCTTCTTCTTCGCGGTGGACGAGGCACATGGCCGCGAGCCCTGGGCCGTCTCACTCGACCACCCCGGGACGTGA
- a CDS encoding siderophore-interacting protein, whose protein sequence is MASGKAILGGMLGRFLFRDARVTQVRDVSPRFRWMELEGEALRDVSWSAGDKVQVFLPRVGMRTYTPLAWDSARGATQLLVYLHGHSPGAEWGRDVRVGDRCQFMGPRGSLALSSLQGPVVLFGDETSFAVAHTLRNLRAGADGVERVFEVSSRDASEPVLRELHLSDSALVERAPDEEHLPAVAERLGAALKRRPGAHLVMTGRAQAIQALRARLRQEGVSAAQKVKAYWSAGKRGLD, encoded by the coding sequence ATGGCATCAGGGAAGGCGATTCTCGGAGGAATGCTGGGGCGGTTCCTGTTCCGCGACGCGCGGGTCACGCAGGTGCGTGACGTCTCACCTCGCTTTCGCTGGATGGAGCTGGAAGGCGAGGCGCTGCGCGACGTCTCCTGGAGCGCGGGGGACAAGGTGCAGGTGTTCCTTCCACGCGTGGGGATGCGAACGTACACGCCCCTGGCGTGGGACTCGGCTCGCGGGGCGACGCAGTTGCTCGTCTACCTCCATGGCCACAGCCCCGGCGCGGAGTGGGGCCGCGACGTGCGGGTGGGGGACCGCTGCCAGTTCATGGGGCCTCGCGGTTCCCTGGCGCTCTCGTCCCTTCAGGGACCCGTGGTGCTGTTCGGAGACGAGACGTCCTTCGCCGTGGCCCACACGCTGCGGAACCTGCGGGCCGGCGCGGATGGTGTCGAGCGGGTGTTCGAGGTCTCTTCCCGAGACGCGTCCGAGCCGGTGCTGCGGGAGCTCCACCTGTCGGACAGCGCCTTGGTGGAGCGCGCGCCCGACGAGGAACACCTGCCCGCCGTAGCGGAGCGTCTGGGCGCCGCACTGAAGCGGCGTCCTGGCGCGCACCTCGTCATGACGGGTCGGGCGCAGGCCATCCAGGCGCTGCGCGCACGGCTCCGGCAAGAGGGCGTGAGTGCGGCGCAGAAGGTGAAGGCGTACTGGTCCGCGGGGAAGCGCGGGCTCGACTGA
- a CDS encoding SDR family oxidoreductase has product MSGIKDKVVVITGASSGIGEATALLLAERGAKVVLGARRADRLEALAARIAGAGGETAHARTDVKRREDLSNLVKLACERYGKLDVLVNNAGVMPVSPLDDLRVEDWEEMIDVNIKGVLYGIAAALPVFREQGFGHFVNIASTAGHRTVPNQSVYSGTKFAVRAISEGLRQEAGDKLRVTIISPGLVRTNFAEGVTNPEVKAQLAASRDKFAMPPDAIARAIAFALEQPADVDVNEVVIRPTAQV; this is encoded by the coding sequence GTGTCGGGAATCAAAGACAAGGTTGTCGTCATCACGGGCGCGAGCAGCGGAATCGGTGAGGCGACCGCACTCCTGCTGGCTGAGCGCGGTGCGAAGGTCGTACTCGGCGCGCGCCGAGCGGATCGCCTCGAGGCTCTGGCTGCCCGTATCGCGGGAGCGGGTGGCGAGACAGCCCATGCACGCACGGACGTCAAACGGCGCGAGGACCTCTCCAACCTCGTCAAGTTGGCATGTGAGCGGTATGGCAAGCTCGACGTTCTCGTCAACAACGCCGGTGTCATGCCGGTCTCTCCCCTGGACGATCTGCGCGTCGAGGATTGGGAGGAGATGATCGACGTCAACATCAAAGGTGTTCTGTATGGCATCGCCGCGGCGCTGCCTGTCTTCCGCGAGCAGGGGTTCGGGCATTTCGTCAACATCGCTTCCACAGCAGGACATCGCACGGTACCGAACCAGTCGGTCTATTCAGGCACGAAGTTCGCCGTGCGCGCCATCTCCGAGGGGTTGCGCCAGGAGGCCGGCGACAAGCTGCGCGTGACGATCATCTCGCCTGGTCTCGTCCGGACGAACTTCGCGGAAGGCGTGACGAATCCGGAGGTGAAAGCCCAGCTCGCCGCATCCCGGGACAAGTTCGCGATGCCACCGGATGCGATCGCCCGCGCCATTGCGTTCGCGCTCGAGCAGCCGGCCGATGTCGATGTGAACGAGGTGGTCATCCGGCCCACCGCGCAGGTGTGA
- a CDS encoding helix-turn-helix domain-containing protein: MSTPLRAVSDGPLSIRVFLPPELPGLRVVRYRTDERLWRSVKERFSVTMTYSGRSEWWCRGEVRVSTPGTLDLKQLGDVHRDLRREGPSRFQVISFDEALVTEAREALGYPASSHLRRVQLERGQPTAAPFVRLHALLGEGRVEPSNTLELQTALTEALCALASCFGDSDEPERRSRLPVRRALEALHEALEQGISLDALARQAELDKFHLCRAFREEVGMPPYAYLTHLRIARAMGLLTQGLTPSEVALRVGLYDQSQLNRHFKRIIGLTPGQFARAVQPRSGDDPGALHASSCSRHTSSSRSGGPVRGWSA, encoded by the coding sequence GTGAGCACTCCGCTTCGCGCCGTCTCCGACGGCCCGCTCTCCATCCGGGTCTTCCTCCCCCCTGAGTTGCCGGGCCTGCGGGTCGTGCGCTACAGGACCGACGAGCGGCTGTGGCGCTCCGTGAAGGAGCGCTTCTCGGTGACGATGACGTACTCGGGCCGCTCGGAGTGGTGGTGCCGTGGCGAGGTCCGGGTCTCTACTCCCGGGACGCTCGACCTCAAGCAGCTCGGAGATGTCCACCGCGATCTGCGCCGCGAGGGTCCCTCCCGCTTCCAGGTGATCTCCTTCGATGAGGCGCTCGTCACCGAGGCCCGTGAGGCGCTGGGCTACCCGGCCTCATCCCACCTGCGGCGGGTACAGCTCGAGCGCGGGCAGCCCACGGCGGCTCCCTTCGTTCGTCTCCATGCCTTGTTGGGCGAGGGCAGGGTGGAGCCCTCCAACACACTGGAGCTCCAGACGGCACTGACCGAGGCGCTCTGTGCACTGGCCTCGTGCTTCGGTGACTCGGACGAGCCGGAGCGACGCTCTCGCTTGCCCGTCCGCCGGGCGCTCGAGGCGCTGCACGAGGCCCTGGAGCAGGGCATCTCGCTGGACGCCCTGGCCAGGCAAGCGGAACTGGACAAGTTCCACCTGTGCCGCGCCTTCCGGGAAGAGGTGGGGATGCCTCCCTACGCGTACCTCACCCACCTGCGCATCGCCCGGGCCATGGGATTGCTGACCCAGGGCCTGACACCCTCGGAGGTCGCGCTCCGGGTGGGGCTCTATGATCAGAGCCAGCTCAACCGGCACTTCAAGCGCATCATCGGCCTCACCCCGGGCCAGTTCGCGCGCGCCGTGCAGCCACGTTCCGGAGATGACCCTGGAGCGCTTCACGCTTCTTCATGTTCCCGTCACACGAGTTCATCCCGCTCTGGCGGGCCGGTGCGAGGATGGTCCGCGTGA